Within the Erigeron canadensis isolate Cc75 chromosome 6, C_canadensis_v1, whole genome shotgun sequence genome, the region attcataatacattttatcatttaaataaaattaattaattaaaaataaataaatttaatgtaaatatattaagagtaattgtactattatttttttaaatttaaataatttaaaatttatcatGACACATATAAGAAACATgacatgtaaaaatataatttttctaGGAAGCACAATAAcattgttatattttaattgagatatttatggtatgtttcatttaaaaataaaatatcatttctcgtagtgtaaaataaaaatgtaccATGTGTAacaataaatgtataaaatgatagtaacatattatgattttttaatatttatatatcactAAGTATGTCACAATCTATAACTTTAATAGACAtgttatgattttgtaatattcattTATCGCTAAACATGTCACGGACTCACGGTAAACAACTACGTAGAcatatttttagaaatatatcaatataaacTCAAAGTTTTAACATATAGATGAATttttaattactaaaaatagtaaactaaaatttaaattataataaattaatatcaaaTACTAAAAAAGTCATAAGCCCTGTGTATTAATGTCAGGCCTCAAATATATTTCATTAGCATcgataaattgatatattaaattgTGATTGATAAGTTTTTAACACATATGAATTATTCGTGGATATTAATGTCACAAATTAACTTgtcatttttaaatatgaaaaatataatagCTATATTTAATTCTGTGTGTATACAAAGTAAAACATCTTAAACAAATGGTATACTGGCATTCGAGCAGCTTGCAGTTTCCACAAATGCAGGTTCGAAACATGGAAAAGCAACTTTTTGATAATTTAGCTTCaatattgttttaattaattattgggtatacattaatttaaatttaaatgccAAACAGGATATAACATGTATGTACACGTgtcatctttttaaaaaaactaacataatttatatatatagagaaatagagatttatgcaataaaattaatatttgacaaaaaaaaaataaaaatacagcACTATACAtaccttcttcttttttatatatatatattttagggttatttactgaaatggtatctggactatccaccatattactgatttcatacctataactttaaaattactctcatcataccccaacttatcaattctccacacAGATGATACCTGAcctgacgggcgtcagtttgaccgttaagttggggtatgactaccgtaaattttaaagttttaggtatgaaaccagtaacaTAGTGGATAGTCCatgtgttattattattattattattattattattattattattattattattattattattattattattattattatcattattattaccataatttcttgtaaatcctattaatttctaatggaagtgatgtttttactattattattattattattattattattattactactattattattattgttgttattattatcatggttgttgttgttttttttttttaattacacaaagtattatttagaaataaataattttaaaaagtacattgatatttttttgtaaatatttacttttatcttataaaagaatactttatttttataaaaaagctattgtaaatatttattttttattaaaaactattaatttatcaaattatagatccatgatgattttatttatttcatatttatttatttattatatattaaaaaaaagtaaatcgaaagcagtacattaatttcatgtaaagcattgataaatgtactttaagtcttgaatggataccatcacatggagttgattaaatctgttttgagcTTATTCAAACCTTACATAGTAGTTGTACGGGTATTAATGCAATAAaagaaattatgatattttttccGGTTTactcctttaaaaaaaattgaaattttttttttataaaaataaaaactttgtactaaaaatgatctttataaaataaaatattattttattaattttttttatataaataatagtatttgatatattaatagtttttaattaaaataaataaatatttacaataattttttttataaaaataaagtttttttttataaaataaatataaacatttacaaaaatataccaatgtactttgtgtaattaaaaaacaacaacaacaacaacaacaacaacaataataataataataataataataataataataataataataataataatggttaattacataaatgatatctggactatccatcatattactggtttcatacctaaaactttaaaatttacggtagtcataccccaattTAACGGCCAAACAGACGCCCGTcaagtcaggtatcgtccgagtggaaaattgataagttggggtatgatgaaagtaattttaaagttataggtatgaaatcagtaatatgatGAATAGTCcgggtaccatttcagtaaatattCCTATATTTTAAAGTAAAATTACAACACTATAAAAGTGGGCTATTATTGATTATTTTAGACCCTAATTGCATAAGACAAATAAAATCTCAGTATCTCACCTATAATTTAACAAGCGACGACCGTGGGTTGGGTATTTGGGTCCTCAGTCCTGACTCTCAAAAACCCTAGCTACTACATATTTGAACATCATCCATTCATAATCCcccaaaatatcaaaataaaaataaaaatgatcaaAATCAAGACGTCAGAGTATGTACCGATAGAAATTCAAGAGGAAATCCTGAAGAGGCTTCCTTTAAAACCGTTAATCCAATTCCGATCCGTCTCAAAACTATGGAAGCGTTTAATTGACAGCCCCGATTTCATGGTCTCATACGCTGTTCGTCACCCTCAGCccgatcgtttcattttaaggTATGCACTTCCTGATTATGATCATATTGTTGAGGACCAATATGTGTTTTTTGtagataatgatgatgaaaatgataatgatcaTAATGGTTTTGTCCAACAAGATATTGTTCCTACCATTCCTGACCTCATTAAGAGAATTGAATCCAGTTCTAGTGTAGTCGGTAGTTCTCATGGTTTGGTGTGCTTTGTCGGTGGTTACGAATACCCTGATGATGACTCCTCTGGTTTTGATGATTTATCTGAATTTGATGGAACAAAAATGGTTGTTCTCTGGAATCCTTCTATACGGAAATCCGTAGGTATTCCAGTCCCAGAGATGTATGAATCCCCATATGATGACTATGAGATTGATGATGTTATTGGTTTTGGGGTTTGTCCTGTCACTTTGGATCCTACTATTATCAAGATTAAATTTATTAACCGGAAAATGAATGAGATGCCTGACATTAGTGCCCCTTGGATAGTTCGAGTTTTTACTTTGAGTACTG harbors:
- the LOC122602701 gene encoding F-box/kelch-repeat protein At3g23880-like; its protein translation is MIKIKTSEYVPIEIQEEILKRLPLKPLIQFRSVSKLWKRLIDSPDFMVSYAVRHPQPDRFILRYALPDYDHIVEDQYVFFVDNDDENDNDHNGFVQQDIVPTIPDLIKRIESSSSVVGSSHGLVCFVGGYEYPDDDSSGFDDLSEFDGTKMVVLWNPSIRKSVGIPVPEMYESPYDDYEIDDVIGFGVCPVTLDPTIIKIKFINRKMNEMPDISAPWIVRVFTLSTGTWSVLSTNLPRESIGLSTGLSGRSQIVIDRFIFWLAYDYMLLDAESQSHFLIISFDLIAKEFKEINLPDSPTNGLREIETISKLRECLVLLEFHRDYETDLEVCCLWMMKKQGISESFTKLYTINLPDTTVNTLLGCRKTGALILETRQDYENNAEVQLYEPNSEAIENLEIHGVDNTFSMCSYKDSSLLLVDQLDGYIYPISH